A window of the Cannabis sativa cultivar Pink pepper isolate KNU-18-1 chromosome X, ASM2916894v1, whole genome shotgun sequence genome harbors these coding sequences:
- the LOC115702658 gene encoding 26S proteasome non-ATPase regulatory subunit 4 homolog — protein sequence MVLEATMICIDNSEWMRNGDYSPSRIQAQADAVNLICGAKTQSNPENTVGVLTMAGKGLRVLVTPTSDLGKILACMHGLEIGGEMNLAAGIQVAQLALKHRQNKKQQQRIIVFAGSPIKHEKKTLEMIGRKLKKNSVALDIVNFGEEDDGKNEKVEALLGSVNNNDTSHIVHVPPGPNVLSDVLISTPIFTGDGEGASFAAATAAAAAGGGGFDFGVDPNLDPELALALRVSMEEERARQEAAAKRAAEEATKDGKEGEQPSSSQDATMTERATVATSGADTKAATDLTDDENALLQQALAMSMDDPASGDVRDTDMSEAAAEDPELALALQLSVQEGAKDSSNQADMSKLLADQSFVSSILASLPGVDPNDPSVKDLLASMQSQSEGDQKKSEDKESKEEDK from the exons ATGGTGCTCGAG GCGACAATGATCTGTATTGACAATTCGGAATGGATGCGGAACGGTGATTATTCTCCTTCTAGGATTCAAGCTCAGGCTGACGCTGTGAACCTTATTTGTGGAGCAAAAACCCAG TCTAACCCAGAGAACACAGTGGGAGTTCTCACAATGGCTGGGAAAGGGCTTCGTGTTTTGGTGACTCCAACTAGTGATCTTGGCAAGATCCTAGCATGCATGCATG GTTTAGAAATAGGCGGTGAGATGAATCTGGCTGCTGGTATCCAGGTGGCTCAGTTGGCTCTCAAGCATAGGCAGAACAAGAAGCAGCAACAAAGAATTATTGTCTTTGCTGGAAG tcccataaaacatgaaaaaaaGACTTTAGAGATGATTGGAAGAAAGTTGAAAAAGAACAGTGTAGCACTTGATATTGTTAATTTTGGTGAAGAAGATGATGGAAAGAATGAGAAGGTAGAGGCACTTCTTGGTTCGGTGAACAACAATGACACTAGCCACATTGTTCATGTTCCACCTGGTCCAAATGTTTTGTCTGATGTGCTTATTAG TACACCTATCTTCACCGGTGATGGGGAAGGTGCAAGTTTTGCAGCAGCAACTGCTGCCGCTGCAGCTGGAGGTGGTGGTTTTGATTTTGGTGTAGATCCCAACTTAGATCCAGAGCTGGCGCTTGCTCTTAGAGTTTCAATGGAAGAAGAGAGAGCCAGGCAGGAAGCAGCTGCTAAAAGGGCTGCAGAGGAGGCAACTAAGGATGGGAAAGAGGGGGAACAACCATCCAGCTCACAGGATGCAACTATGACAGAGCGCGCCACCGTTGCAACTTCTGGAGCTGACACTAAGGCAGCAACTGATTTGACG GACGATGAGAACGCTCTACTGCAGCAGGCCCTTGCAATGTCAATGGATGACCCTGCATCTGGTGATGTGCGAGACACAGATATGTCAGAGGCAGCTGCAGAGGACCCAGAATTGGCCCTAG CACTTCAATTGTCAGTGCAAGAAGGTGCAAAAGATTCATCTAACCAGGCAGATATGAGCAAGTTGCTGGCTGATCAGTCATTTGTGTCTTCCATTCTTGCCTCT CTTCCGGGAGTTGATCCAAACGATCCTTCAGTTAAAGATTTGCTGGCTTCCATGCAAAGCCAGTCAGAG GGTGACCAGAAGAAATCTGAAGACAAAGAATCGAAAGAAGAAGACAAATGA
- the LOC115702656 gene encoding MLO-like protein 4 isoform X1 yields MENEHSLLAERSLAETPSWAFASVVAVLVSFGFFFQISLNRFGNWLDRTKRKSLFAALEKIKEELMLFGLLSLLMGHWIVIVAKICVKTSVLSSRFYPCGLEEIYVVKDGADDLSSSSDFVNNKSVYKKHFSTHHFCSEGHESFASYESLEQLHRSMFVLGITHVLYSFAAIALAMLKIYSWRVWENEAKSLATHTIVDAPEARPKGAKMKRMSTFIDHHTSHPWSQHKILVWLLCFSRQFWSSINRSDYMALRLGFITNHQLPLSYDFHNYMLRSMEEEFRDIVGISIPLWIYTIFCIFLDFHGSNIYFWLSFFPAILILLIGTKLHRVVVKLAVEIMDRCPYMENHQFKLRDELFWFKRPKLLLHCIQLISFQNAFEMATFIWSLWEIREPSCFMDNRKFIVVRLSFGVISQFWCSFVTFPLYVIITQMGSRFKKTVITDSVRKSLMGWQRRVKAKHSQSTTPLLVSDAATSSSESLMTESIRTGDDFATTSTEGSSTGSRIKNHPYQRFEEEGEGERPTYEINPENLDHFASPYDIHSNDYEIRHRNVNNDVVSP; encoded by the exons ATGGAGAATGAACATTCTCTTTTGGCAGAAAGGTCTTTGGCTGAAACCCCATCATGGGCTTTTGCTTCTGTAGTTGCTGTATTAGTCTCTTTTGGGTTCTTCTTCCAAATTTCTTTAAACCGGTTTGGAAAT TGGCTTGATAGGACCAAGAGAAAATCCCTTTTTGCAGCATTGGAAAAGATCAAAGAAG AGTTAATGCTATTTGGGCTTTTATCACTGTTAATGGGTCATTGGATTGTTATTGTGGCAAAGATTTGTGTGAAAACATCAGTTTTGAGCAGCAGATTCTATCCTTGTGGATTGGAAGAAATTTATGTAGTTAAAGATGGTGCTGATGATCTCTCTTCAAGTTCTGATTTTGTGAATAATAAGTCTGTTTACAAGAAGCATTTTTCAACTCATCATTTTTGTTCTGAG GGTCATGAATCGTTTGCTTCATACGAAAGTCTCGAACAGCTTCATCGTTCGATGTTTGTTCTTGGCATTACACATGTTTTATATAGCTTTGCGGCCATTGCTTTAGCCATGCTTAAG ATTTATAGCTGGAGAGTGTGGGAAAATGAAGCCAAATCTCTAGCTACTCACACCATAGTAG ATGCTCCAGAAGCTCGGCCAAAAGGtgcaaaaatgaaaagaatgtcTACTTTCATTGATCATCATACATCTCATCCATGGAGCCAACACAAGATTCTGGTTTGGCTG CTTTGTTTCAGTCGCCAGTTCTGGAGCTCTATTAACCGATCTGATTACATGGCTTTGCGATTAGGCTTCATCACT AACCATCAACTTCCTTTATCATACGATTTTCATAATTATATGCTTAGGAGCATGGAGGAAGAATTTCGCGACATTGTTGGCATCAG TATTCCTCTATGGATCTACACCATTTTCTGCATCTTTCTAGATTTTCATG GAagcaatatttatttttggctTTCTTTCTTTCCTGCCATT TTGATCTTGCTCATCGGTACTAAACTTCACCGAGTGGTGGTAAAGTTAGCTGTCGAAATCATGGATCGGTGTCCATACATGGAAAATCACCAGTTTAAGCTAAGGGATGAGTTATTTTGGTTTAAAAGGCCTAAGCTTCTTTTGCATTGTATACAACTAATATCATTTCAG AATGCATTTGAAATGGCTACTTTCATTTGGTCCCTT tgGGAAATTAGAGAGCCTTCTTGTTTCATGGACAACCGAAAATTTATTGTGGTTCGCTTGTCATTCGG GGTGATATCGCAGTTCTGGTGCAGCTTCGTGACATTCCCGCTCTATGTTATCATAACTCAGATGGGTTCGCGGTTCAAAAAAACTGTAATAACCGATAGTGTGAGAAAATCACTAATGGGGTGGCAGAGAAGAGTTAAAGCCAAGCATTCACAATCTACAACTCCACTCCTTGTTAGTGATGCAGCAACTTCATCATCAGAATCTTTGATGACCGAGTCAATTCGAACTGGTGATGACTTTGCCACAACTAGCACAGAAGGAAGCTCTACAGGATCTCGCATTAAGAATCACCCGTATCAGAgatttgaagaagaaggagagggAGAGAGGCCGACTTATGAAATAAATCCCGAAAACTTAGACCACTTTGCATCGCCTTATGACATTCATAGTAATGATTATGAAATAAGACATCGAAATGTTAACAATGATGTAGTATCTCCTTAA
- the LOC115702656 gene encoding MLO-like protein 4 isoform X3, which yields MENEHSLLAERSLAETPSWAFASVVAVLVSFGFFFQISLNRFGNWLDRTKRKSLFAALEKIKEELMLFGLLSLLMGHWIVIVAKICVKTSVLSSRFYPCGLEEIYVVKDGADDLSSSSDFVNNKSVYKKHFSTHHFCSEGHESFASYESLEQLHRSMFVLGITHVLYSFAAIALAMLKIYSWRVWENEAKSLATHTIVDAPEARPKGAKMKRMSTFIDHHTSHPWSQHKILVWLLCFSRQFWSSINRSDYMALRLGFITNHQLPLSYDFHNYMLRSMEEEFRDIVGISIPLWIYTIFCIFLDFHGSNIYFWLSFFPAILILLIGTKLHRVVVKLAVEIMDRCPYMENHQFKLRDELFWFKRPKLLLHCIQLISFQGDIAVLVQLRDIPALCYHNSDGFAVQKNCNNR from the exons ATGGAGAATGAACATTCTCTTTTGGCAGAAAGGTCTTTGGCTGAAACCCCATCATGGGCTTTTGCTTCTGTAGTTGCTGTATTAGTCTCTTTTGGGTTCTTCTTCCAAATTTCTTTAAACCGGTTTGGAAAT TGGCTTGATAGGACCAAGAGAAAATCCCTTTTTGCAGCATTGGAAAAGATCAAAGAAG AGTTAATGCTATTTGGGCTTTTATCACTGTTAATGGGTCATTGGATTGTTATTGTGGCAAAGATTTGTGTGAAAACATCAGTTTTGAGCAGCAGATTCTATCCTTGTGGATTGGAAGAAATTTATGTAGTTAAAGATGGTGCTGATGATCTCTCTTCAAGTTCTGATTTTGTGAATAATAAGTCTGTTTACAAGAAGCATTTTTCAACTCATCATTTTTGTTCTGAG GGTCATGAATCGTTTGCTTCATACGAAAGTCTCGAACAGCTTCATCGTTCGATGTTTGTTCTTGGCATTACACATGTTTTATATAGCTTTGCGGCCATTGCTTTAGCCATGCTTAAG ATTTATAGCTGGAGAGTGTGGGAAAATGAAGCCAAATCTCTAGCTACTCACACCATAGTAG ATGCTCCAGAAGCTCGGCCAAAAGGtgcaaaaatgaaaagaatgtcTACTTTCATTGATCATCATACATCTCATCCATGGAGCCAACACAAGATTCTGGTTTGGCTG CTTTGTTTCAGTCGCCAGTTCTGGAGCTCTATTAACCGATCTGATTACATGGCTTTGCGATTAGGCTTCATCACT AACCATCAACTTCCTTTATCATACGATTTTCATAATTATATGCTTAGGAGCATGGAGGAAGAATTTCGCGACATTGTTGGCATCAG TATTCCTCTATGGATCTACACCATTTTCTGCATCTTTCTAGATTTTCATG GAagcaatatttatttttggctTTCTTTCTTTCCTGCCATT TTGATCTTGCTCATCGGTACTAAACTTCACCGAGTGGTGGTAAAGTTAGCTGTCGAAATCATGGATCGGTGTCCATACATGGAAAATCACCAGTTTAAGCTAAGGGATGAGTTATTTTGGTTTAAAAGGCCTAAGCTTCTTTTGCATTGTATACAACTAATATCATTTCAG GGTGATATCGCAGTTCTGGTGCAGCTTCGTGACATTCCCGCTCTATGTTATCATAACTCAGATGGGTTCGCGGTTCAAAAAAACTGTAATAACCGATAG
- the LOC115702656 gene encoding MLO-like protein 4 isoform X2: MENEHSLLAERSLAETPSWAFASVVAVLVSFGFFFQISLNRFGNWLDRTKRKSLFAALEKIKEELMLFGLLSLLMGHWIVIVAKICVKTSVLSSRFYPCGLEEIYVVKDGADDLSSSSDFVNNKSVYKKHFSTHHFCSEGHESFASYESLEQLHRSMFVLGITHVLYSFAAIALAMLKIYSWRVWENEAKSLATHTIVDAPEARPKGAKMKRMSTFIDHHTSHPWSQHKILVWLLCFSRQFWSSINRSDYMALRLGFITNHQLPLSYDFHNYMLRSMEEEFRDIVGISIPLWIYTIFCIFLDFHGSNIYFWLSFFPAILILLIGTKLHRVVVKLAVEIMDRCPYMENHQFKLRDELFWFKRPKLLLHCIQLISFQNAFEMATFIWSLGDIAVLVQLRDIPALCYHNSDGFAVQKNCNNR; this comes from the exons ATGGAGAATGAACATTCTCTTTTGGCAGAAAGGTCTTTGGCTGAAACCCCATCATGGGCTTTTGCTTCTGTAGTTGCTGTATTAGTCTCTTTTGGGTTCTTCTTCCAAATTTCTTTAAACCGGTTTGGAAAT TGGCTTGATAGGACCAAGAGAAAATCCCTTTTTGCAGCATTGGAAAAGATCAAAGAAG AGTTAATGCTATTTGGGCTTTTATCACTGTTAATGGGTCATTGGATTGTTATTGTGGCAAAGATTTGTGTGAAAACATCAGTTTTGAGCAGCAGATTCTATCCTTGTGGATTGGAAGAAATTTATGTAGTTAAAGATGGTGCTGATGATCTCTCTTCAAGTTCTGATTTTGTGAATAATAAGTCTGTTTACAAGAAGCATTTTTCAACTCATCATTTTTGTTCTGAG GGTCATGAATCGTTTGCTTCATACGAAAGTCTCGAACAGCTTCATCGTTCGATGTTTGTTCTTGGCATTACACATGTTTTATATAGCTTTGCGGCCATTGCTTTAGCCATGCTTAAG ATTTATAGCTGGAGAGTGTGGGAAAATGAAGCCAAATCTCTAGCTACTCACACCATAGTAG ATGCTCCAGAAGCTCGGCCAAAAGGtgcaaaaatgaaaagaatgtcTACTTTCATTGATCATCATACATCTCATCCATGGAGCCAACACAAGATTCTGGTTTGGCTG CTTTGTTTCAGTCGCCAGTTCTGGAGCTCTATTAACCGATCTGATTACATGGCTTTGCGATTAGGCTTCATCACT AACCATCAACTTCCTTTATCATACGATTTTCATAATTATATGCTTAGGAGCATGGAGGAAGAATTTCGCGACATTGTTGGCATCAG TATTCCTCTATGGATCTACACCATTTTCTGCATCTTTCTAGATTTTCATG GAagcaatatttatttttggctTTCTTTCTTTCCTGCCATT TTGATCTTGCTCATCGGTACTAAACTTCACCGAGTGGTGGTAAAGTTAGCTGTCGAAATCATGGATCGGTGTCCATACATGGAAAATCACCAGTTTAAGCTAAGGGATGAGTTATTTTGGTTTAAAAGGCCTAAGCTTCTTTTGCATTGTATACAACTAATATCATTTCAG AATGCATTTGAAATGGCTACTTTCATTTGGTCCCTT GGTGATATCGCAGTTCTGGTGCAGCTTCGTGACATTCCCGCTCTATGTTATCATAACTCAGATGGGTTCGCGGTTCAAAAAAACTGTAATAACCGATAG